One genomic segment of Hevea brasiliensis isolate MT/VB/25A 57/8 chromosome 3, ASM3005281v1, whole genome shotgun sequence includes these proteins:
- the LOC110652850 gene encoding bark storage protein A: protein MIMAGPSRKIWGFELAVVVVGLLAIAQQSMQLGSNHPMHGIIQRINSNGPYIGLVLVSDNNEQALLDSNAFTQAEDQISSVELAGRKFKIGTIKGNGVIYVKTGESSVNAAQTVQILLASFDIKGIVHVGSAGAVNDSLSIGDVVVPKKVAFTGIWKWLKDGAKGGQLVFSDYNYPEGDNSLGSISFQPTTLYATGKNKTTIFWLPLNSAWFDTASQLENVELQQCISTKKCLPRAPVIAKGLSSSTADIYVQNAAIREFIYTHLKASTVDEETAAVTLVALSNGVENIIVFRGISNTAGGSTAYKSYSYLGSVNAVNVAVEFIGAVGTSKASIAAY, encoded by the exons ATGATAATGGCTGGGCCATCACGTAAGATATGGGGATTTGAACTAGCGGTAGTGGTTGTTGGACTGCTTGCAATTGCACAGCAGTCCATGCAACTCGGTTCGAATCACCCTATGCATGGGATTATCCAGAGAATCAACAGTAACGGCCCTTACATTGGTCTTGTTTTGGTTTCTGACAACAACGAGCAGGCGCTCCTAGATTCTAATGCCTTTACTCAAGCCGAAGACCAAATTTCTTCAGTTGAACTTGCTG GTAGAAAATTCAAAATTGGCACGATCAAGGGAAATGGTGTGATATATGTAAAGACAGGGGAATCATCA GTAAATGCAGCACAAACAGTGCAAATCCTACTTGCTTCATTTGATATCAAAGGAATTGTTCACGTTGGCAGCGCTGGAGCCGTTAATGATTCACTGTCCATCGGTGATGTTGTTGTGCCTAAAAAAGTCGCGTTCACTGGAATATGGAAATGGCTG AAAGACGGGGCAAAGGGTGGACAGCTAGTATTCTCAGACTACAATTACCCAGAAGGAGACAATTCGTTGGGGAGCATAAGCTTCCAACCAACCACACTGTACGCCACAGGAAAAAATAAGACCACCATCTTCTGGCTTCCCCTCAACTCAGCTTGGTTCGATACAGCCTCTCAACTTGAG AACGTTGAGCTGCAGCAATGTATTAGCACGAAGAAATGCCTACCCAGAGCACCAGTTATTGCCAAAGGTTTGAGCTCCTCCACTGCTGATATATACGTTCAAAATGCAGCTATTAGAGAATTCATTTACACGCACCTCAAGGCCTCAACCGTGGATGAAGAGACTGCTGCTGTTACATTG GTGGCTTTGTCAAATGGTGTGGAAAACATTATCGTCTTCAGGGGTATCTCCAACACCGCAGGTGGATCAACTGCATACAAAAGCTATAGTTATTTGGGCTCTGTCAATGCTGTTAATGTTGCTGTGGAGTTCATCGGCGCAGTCGGTACCAGTAAAGCCTCCATCGCTGCTTATTAA